AGCGGGTAGACGTAACCGCCGGCCTCGTTGCGCACCTGGTCGCGGCCCGGCTGCGGCTGCGTCTGCAGCGTTCCCACGCTGCGGCCCTGGAAGATGCGTGCAAGCAGGTTCATGATATGTGTTCCCTCCCTTCGTTGCTCGTTGTCGGCGCTCACGGGCGAATGTTGTCCGAGGATTGGGCTTGCGCCCCAGCGCTCTACCACTGAGCTACGTGCAGTGCACGGCGGGACTCGAACCCGCGACCTCTCGTTTACGGAACGATAACCTCGAACGTCCGGCCCGCGATGCCGGTTTTGATTCGTTGCTGACTCGCGGACAAATGGTGGTACGGGAACGGGGCGACACCTCACGCCCCTGCCGACGGGGCGCGGTTTGCGCCGCGCGCCGCCTTTGGATTCGAACCAGTAGCTCCGGAGAACCCGTACCGGCCGGCCCGCGAGCCGGCGACGATCGGTGTGACGTTGATTGACGTACGCTGTGCGGGCGAGTGATCGCCGCGGGAACCCCGTGCTCCGCACGGGACCTGCAAGAGGCAAGTCTTTTGATAACCCGCAACTGCCGGCCCGCACGAACCGTGGACAAAAAGTGTTCCGGGAAGAGAATCGCGTCGCGACGGGCTGAACTCCGATCCAGCCCGACCGCAGCGCCTTTCGGCGGTGCGGCCTCTCCGGGTGCAGTCCGGATGTCGGACTACGGTGGGATAACCCGAAACGTCCGGCCCACGGCCGTGCGTCAACCCTTGATGCAGACCACCTGGCGGAGCGTGTGCACGATCCGAACCAGATCGTGCTGCGCCGCCATGACGGCGTCGACGTCCTTGTACGCGGACGGCGCCTCGTCGAGGACGCCCGCGTCCTTGCGGCATTCGACGCCTTCGGTCTCGCGCTTGAGATCCTTGAGCGTCAGCTTGCGCATCGCCTCGCCGCGGCTCATCCGGCGGCCCGCGCCGTGCGAGCACGACTCGAACGACTCCGGATTGCCGAGCCCGCGCACGACGAACGAGCGCGCGCCCATCGAGCCCGGGATGAAGCCGAGCTCGTCCTTGCCGGCGCGGACCGCCCCCTTCCGCGTCACGAAGACGTCGGCCCCGAAGTGCCGTTCGCGCGCGACGTAGTTGTGGTGGCAGTTCACGACGGTTTCGGCGCGGGTGAAGCGCGGCAGCTTGACCTTGCGGTCGCGCAGCGCTTCGAGCGCGTTCTCCATCATGATCTCGCGGTTCGTCCGCGCGTAGTCCTGCGCCCAGCCCACCGCTTCGACGTAGGCGTCGAACGACGGCGTGTGCTCGGTCAGGTGCGCGAGGTCGCGGTCGGCGATGTTCACGCCGGCGCGCTCGAGCTCTTCGAGGGCGCGCTCGATGTAGAACACACCGATGCGGTTGCCGACGCCGCGCGAGCCCGAGTGCAGGACCAGCCAGACGTCCCCCGCTTCGTCGAGGCAGAGCTCGCAGAAGTGGTTGCCGCCGCCCATCGTGCCGAGCTGCTCGCGCACGTTGCGGGTCGAGACCGTCGGCGCACGCTCCACCACCCGCGCGTAGCGCTCGCCGAGATCCGCTTCCCATGCGCGTTCCGCCGCCGGCACCGGATCGCGGTGCGAGGCCTTACCGACCGGCACGACGCTCTCAATCGCCTTGCGCACCCCGCGCAGGTCGGTCGGGAGATCCTCGGCGCGCAGCGTGAGCTTCTGCGCGATCATGCCGCAGCCGATGTCGACGCCGACCGCGGCCGGCACGATCGCACCGAGCGTCGGGATGACGCTGCCGACGGTCGCGCCGCGGCCGAGATGCACGTCCGGCATCACCGCGACGTGCGAGTGCACGAACGGCAGCGCGGCCATGTTGGCGACCTGCTTGCGAGCGCCTTCGTCGAACTCGACGCCGTCGACCCAGGCCTTGACCGGCCGGCCGGCCGTCTCGATCAGTTCCACGGTGATGCCTCCTTTCCCAAGAAATCAAGAAGCGGGGTGAGCGCGTGCTCCACCCCGCTTTGCGGCGGCAACGTGGAATCGCGCTCGTGAGTTAGACCGGGTTCGTCCCTATCAGGGTGTACGACGCCGTCGGCATCCGCTTCGCGGAGCCGTAATCGGTTTCGGGTCGGACGGCGTACGATGTTCTGTGCATGATGGAACTCGGGGACGAGCTTACGACGCGTTGCGACCTTTGTCAAGGCACCCGCCGTACGAATGTCGACGCATCCGCCGAGCATGTCAACGTGAAAAACGTTGAAAAAGTTTGTCCGCCCTCTTGACAACGCGCGCGGAATGCTTTTAGATCGAAACATCATGATGCAGCGATACGCATCGGCTCAACCACGACTCAAAGGCCACGGCACGTGGTCCCTAGATTCGAATTGCCTGAACGGTAGCACGTTCGGCCGAGTCGCCGCGCGCCCGGAAGGGATCGCCGCATCGTAGCTGTCGCACCGGAACTCTTGTAAGTTGTACGAGGGGATCGGCGCGCAGCCGGTCCCCTCGTCGTATCTACGGGTCCGTGTCGTGGCGACAAGCGCGATTCCAAACCGCGCGACGGGCGTTCGATTCGTTCCGGGCCCGCCATGGTGGTCGAAGCCTAAGCGGTCGAGGCACTCGCCTGTGAAGCGAGGAAAGTGGGTTCGAGCCCCACCGATCACACCACTTTCGTACGTGCACGCTCGTGTGCGCCTGGTTCAACGCGTCCTTTGAAAACTGCATACGTTCATCCCGAAAGTTCTGCGTGAGGCTCTTGCGCGGCGTACTGGTACGCGCCGCCGCTCGTTGAGCCGCCTCACGCGCTCCAGCGATCGGGGCAGCGTCGCGTCGCCTGTGCGAGAGGGGTCGCGACGAGATCGCAATCGTGGAGTGGTGGCCGAACGGTAAGGCGTCGATCTGCTACGTCGATGAGTCGCGAAGGCGACGAGCGCGTTCGACTCGCGCCCACTCCGCCAAGGGAATGCAGCTGAAACGGTTCTAGCGTCCGGTTGAAGCCCGGAAGAAGGCGGTTCGACTCCGTCCGTTCCCGCCAATGATTCGGTGTAGCACAACGGCAGTGCGAGCGGTTGTTGCCCGCCTGATCTCCGTTCGAATCGGAGCACCGAAGCCAAAGAGATGTGGCGTAGTGGTGACGCGCTCCCCTCGGGCGGGAGAGTCGTCAGTTCGATTCTGACCATTTCTGCCATCTCACCCAGGAGCGCGCGTTCACGGCGAGCCGCGCGCTCCGCAGGCGCCGTCGTGGGGCGACGTGCGCGAACGCCACGTGTCGCGATGGTCTGCGACCGGCGCAGCTCGCCGTGTGATGCCCCCGTAGCCAAGCGGAAAGGCGCCGGATTACGAATCCGGCCAATCGGCGGTTCGAGTCCGCCCGGGGGTTCCAATTCGGGCTGCCATGTTCCAAGGCCGGCGAGCCTCACTTGCAATGAGGCTGCGTAGAGTTCGATTCTCTAGCGGTCCACCAAGAAATCAAACACCATCGGCGACTGGGGGAATTTGGTAGACCCAGCCGGCCCAGACCCGGCCGTCGAAACGACGTGAGCGTTCGAGTCGCTCGTCGCCGACCATGCGATCGTACGAGAATTTGGTATACCGAGCGCCCCGAGACGGCGTGGCCGCAAGGCCGTGCGGGTTCGAGTCCCGCCGATCGCACCATCCCGGGTTCGCCTAACGGTAGGGCATCTGACTGTAGATCAGGCGCGCGGCAGCGCATTGGGGGTTCAAGTCCCTCACCCGGGACCATCGATGCGGTATCGCCCAGCGGCTAGGGCAGGAGCCTCATAAGCTTCACGGCGGCGGTTCGAATCCGCCTACCGCAACCATCAAATCCCACATTTCCATCCAATTCATCTGTGAGAGGGGTGAAAGCCATGAAGCTCGGTGAAGCGCTCCGACTGCGTTCGGACAACTACAAGAAGATCGCGGAGCTCAAGGCGCGTGCCGTCGCGAGCGCGCAGGTTCAGGAAGGTGCGGGCGCTCCGGACGACCCGAACGTGCTGCTCCAGACGATCGATCGACTGGCGGCGGAGACGCTGGCGCTGGTGCAGCGCATCAACCGCACCAACGTGACGACGGTGCTGCCGTCGGGTCAGCCGCTCGTCGACGCGCTCGCGGAGCGCGACTACCTCCTCGCGGTGCGCAACCCGTTCGAGGCGGTCGCAGACGCGGCGAGCGCGATCCAACAGCGCTACATGCGCTCCGAGATCCGTGCCGTGCGCACGGTGGACCCGGTCGCCCTCCACAAGACGGCGGACGAGTTCGCTCGGCGCCACCGCCTCCTGGATGTCGCCATCCAGCAGGCGAACTGGATCACCGACCTGGCTGAGTGAGCGAGTCGGTAGTCCCGAGATCGAAAGCGAGCATCACAGCGCCTGAGAAGCGCCTTCGGTGACTGTCGCGCGCAGTCGAGGGTTCGATCCCCTCAACTGTATCGCTTATGCGCCGTATCGCTGATCCGCGTATCGTGACCCTGGTCTACCAGTACGACCGCGGTGCTGATTCGATCACGAGACGAGGGCGGGAACGGG
The DNA window shown above is from Candidatus Eremiobacterota bacterium and carries:
- a CDS encoding DIP1984 family protein, with protein sequence MKLGEALRLRSDNYKKIAELKARAVASAQVQEGAGAPDDPNVLLQTIDRLAAETLALVQRINRTNVTTVLPSGQPLVDALAERDYLLAVRNPFEAVADAASAIQQRYMRSEIRAVRTVDPVALHKTADEFARRHRLLDVAIQQANWITDLAE
- a CDS encoding RtcB family protein; the protein is MTVELIETAGRPVKAWVDGVEFDEGARKQVANMAALPFVHSHVAVMPDVHLGRGATVGSVIPTLGAIVPAAVGVDIGCGMIAQKLTLRAEDLPTDLRGVRKAIESVVPVGKASHRDPVPAAERAWEADLGERYARVVERAPTVSTRNVREQLGTMGGGNHFCELCLDEAGDVWLVLHSGSRGVGNRIGVFYIERALEELERAGVNIADRDLAHLTEHTPSFDAYVEAVGWAQDYARTNREIMMENALEALRDRKVKLPRFTRAETVVNCHHNYVARERHFGADVFVTRKGAVRAGKDELGFIPGSMGARSFVVRGLGNPESFESCSHGAGRRMSRGEAMRKLTLKDLKRETEGVECRKDAGVLDEAPSAYKDVDAVMAAQHDLVRIVHTLRQVVCIKG